From the genome of Acidimicrobiales bacterium:
GTAGGCGGCGACGTCCTCGGCGCTCACGCCGCCCGCTCGTAGACGGACACGGCCGACCCGGCGGCGGCGGTGAACGGCTCCCGGCCCCACCCCGCCCACCGGTCGCGGCGGCGCAGGCCGGCCAGCCGGGCCATCAGGTCGAGCTCGGCCGGCCAGGCGTAGCGGAGCCGGACGGGCTGGAGGCGGGTGCCGGCCTCGGTCAGCACCACGTGGCTGGCCTCCACCGTCTGGGCGACGGGGTCGTGGACGCTGACGTCGAGCACGACCCGGTCGAGGTCGACGCTCACCACCCCGACGCTCCTGCCCGTCGTGCGGTACCTGGCCAGGTCGGGGACGAACCCCTCGACCACGAACAGGCCGCCGTCGTCGAGGCGGGCGGCCACGTTGGCCACGCAGCGGACCTGGTCGTCCTGGCTGGCGAGGGCGAAGAACGTGTTGAAGGCGACGAACACGAGCGAGAACGGGCCGTCCACGCCCACGTCGGCGAAGTCCCCGATGGTGACGGCCACGCGGTCGCCGCCCGGCTTGGCCGACAGCCGCTCCACCATGGCCGGCGAGGCGTCGATGCCGGACACGTCGAGCCCGGTGGCGGCCAGCGGCAGGGCCAGGCGCCCCGTGCCGACGCCGAGCTCGAGGACCCGCCCCCCGCCGCCCTCGGCCGCGAGCGCGGCGAGCGCGGCGACGGCCCGGTCGGTGCCGGCGGCGTCGAGGCCGGGCCGCGCCGCGTGCCACTCGTCGTAGACGTCGGCGATGCGCTCGCCGTACGTCTCGGGGCCGTACTCCACTCAGCCGAAGAAGACGCGGGCGACGTCGTACAGGGCCGGGTCGACCAGCTTGAGCTCGCCGACGGCCTCGTCGAGGGGCACGCGGACGATCAGCCCGCCCCGCAGCGCGACCATCCGGCCGAAGTCGCCGTCGTGGACGGCGTCGATGGCGGCCACCCCGAACCGGGTGGCGAGCACCCGGTCGAAGGCGGTCGGCGTCCCGCCCCGCTGGACGTGGCCGAGCACGATGGCCCGTGTCTCGTAGCCGGTGCGCTGCTCGATCTCGGCCGCCAGGGCGGTGCCGATGCCGCCCAGCCGCACGTGGCCGAACTGGTCGACCTCGCCCGACGCGGTCGCGACCGTCCCCTCCTTGGGCGTGGCCCCCTCGGCCACGACCACGATCGACGCGTACCGGCCGGCCTCGTGGCGGTGGACGATGGCCTCGCACACGGCCTGCACGTCGAAGGGCTCCTCGGGGATCAGGACCATGGTGGCCCCGCCGGCGATCCCGGACCACACCGCGATGTGGCCGGCGTGGCGGCCCATCACCTCCACGACCATCACCCGGTCGTGGGACTCGGCCGTCGTGTGCAGGCGGTCGATGGCGTCGACGCAGATCTGCACGGCCGTGTCGAACCCGAAGGTGAGCTCGGTGGCCGACAGGTCGTTGTCGATGGTCTTCGGCACGCCGACCACCGGCACGCCCTCGGCGGCCAGCTTGGCGGCCACCCCGAGCGTGTCCTCGCCGCCGATGGCCACGAGCGCGTCGACCCCGAGCGACGAGAGCGTGTCCCGCACCCGGTCGACCCCGCCCTCCACCTTGTAGGGGTTGGTGCGCGACGACCCGAGGATGGTGCCGCCCCTCGGCAGGGTGCCCCGCAGCCGCTCGACGCTGACCGGCATCGTCAGGTTCTCGATCACCCCGCGCCAGCCGTCGCGGAACCCCACCAGGTCGTCGCCGTAGTGGCGCTCGCCCTTGCGGGTGACGGCCCGGAGCACGGCGTTCAGGCCGGGGCAGTCACCGCCCCCGGTGAGCATCCCGACTCGCATGGGGACACCCTAGGCGCGGCGGGGCCCGGCCCCCCGAGGGAGGCCGGGCCCGGATCGCCGTGCTCGGGTGCGGGTCAGCGCACCCGGATGGTGTCCACCTCGCTGGCCGTGCCGAGGATGGCCGGCGAGCGCACGTCCGTGCGGACGGTCGCGTTGCCGACCGAGCCACCGCGGACGGTCAGGGTGTACTGGAGGGCCTCACCAGGGGCGCCCGGCGTGCTGACGATGCGCTGGGGCTCCTCGGGGACGGTGTGGATGTCCTCACCGCCGGTCCCGGCCGAGTTCTCGGCACCGATGGACAGGCCCATCTCCTCGGGCGGCTGCGTCAGGTTGTCGAAGTCGTAGCCGTAGGAGACGTCCTCCTCACCGTTGATCCCGAGCCACAGCTGGAAGACCTCCTGGGTCTCCGTGCCGAACAGCTCGAGGCGCCACTCGATGACGACCCAGGCGTCGCCCGTCTCGTCGTCGGCGAGGATCAGCGCCCCGATGCCCTCGGCGTCGGTGCCCTCGAGGTCGGTCCAGAACGGGGCGATGACCCCGTTGGGCCGCTCGGGGTCGGGCATGTCCTGCGGCGGGCAGCAGACGATGTCCTCGCCGCCCTGCACGCCGCCGGCCACCGCGTAGCCGTTGGACGTGACGCCGAGCGACGTGAACGTCTCACCGGCGAACTCGAACGCGGGGAGGTCGAAGTTGATCGCCTCCTCGTCGCCGATGGCCTCGAACTCGGCGCCGAAGGCGTCGAGGGGGAGGTAGTTGCCGGCCGGCGTGGTGCCCGGCTCGATGGTGGGGTTGCCGAGCTGGCGACCGGCGAGGCTCTGGTCGGACGCGGTGACGGTCCGGCCGTCCACCTTGCTGGCGCCGGTGACCCGGACGACCCGCAGCTGCTCGCTCACCCTCGTCGTGGCGTCGACCGGGGTGTTGCTGAGCGAGTTGTTGGTGACGGTGACCTCGCAGGTGGTGCTGTCGCCGGTGTTGATGCGGCTGTCGGCGCACTCCTGGTCGAGGACGATGTTGCCCTGGCTGCGGGTCCACACGACCGGCAGGTGCAGGTCACGCTCGCTGCCCTGGCGGTCGAGCTGGATCTCCGCGAACACCGTCGTGCCCACCGGCAGGGTGATCGACGACAGCGTGATGTCCAGGCGGATGGTCGCCCCGGGGGCGATCGTGAACCGGGACGGGGAGACGCGGACCGAGGCGCCGTGCGGCGCCGCCGTCCTGACGTTGTAGGTCAGGGCCCGGCTCGTCACGTTCTGGGCGTACCGCTGGGTCGTGATCTCCCCGGCGTTGCCGCTGGCGTACACCGACGGCAGGTTCAGGTCGATCCGGTGCAGCGGGTCCGTCGCCGAGGCGGCGTAGTTGGCCGCCGACTCGTCGAAGGTGAGGCCCGGGTCGCCGGCCTTGGTCAGGTCGACGCGGCCGGCGCCGAAGTCGAAGGGATCGGCCGGAGTGGTCTCGTCCTCCTTGACGACGCCCTGGTAGGCGGTGGTCATGAGGGCGGACTTGATCTGGCCGGGGCCCCACGACGGGTGCAGGGCCCGGAGCAGGATGCCGGAGCCGGCGATGTGCGGCGACGACATGGACGTGCCGGCGATGGCCTGGAACAGCTCGCCCGGGGGACCCTCGACGATGCTCTCGGGGGTCGGGGTGGTGCCGGCCAGGATCTGGACGCCGGGGGCGGTGATGTCCGGCTTCAGGAAGTCGCCGGCCGGGCCGCGGGACGAGAAGGCGGCCATGACGTCGCCCTGGCCGTCGACGGGGATGCCGGCGGTGAACGTCGCCATCGCGTCGGGGTGCGCCTCGACGTAGGCGAGCACCTCGTCGCCCTGGGGCTGGTTGATGTGGACGGTCGGGAGCCAGTGGTTGTCGGTCTCGGTGTCCTGCACCACCGGGTTGATCAGCAGCATGCCGACCGCGCCGCCCTGGAGGACGTTGTAGCCCTTCTCCACCCGGGCGTTGGTGCCACGCATGCAGATGACGATCTCGCCCTCGAACGTGCCGGGCGGGGCCTCGACCGGGCAGATCATCGCGTCCTCGGCGTCGCCGCCGGCGGCCTCGACGTACGCGGGGTCCTCCCACGCGAGGACGACCGGGTGCGGGGTGCCGACCCCGTCGGTGATCGTGTTGCCGTGGACCGTCAGCGTCTCGCCGTTGGTCAGGGTGACCTCGGACTGGAACTCGCGGCGCTGGGTGGAGGCCGCGACCGTGGTGACCCACGGGCTGAGGTGGTTGGCGGTGCTGGCCCCGGGGCCGTCGTTGCCGGCCGACGTGGCGACGAACACGTTCGCCGCGTAGGCGTCGAGGAAGGCGAGCTCGACCACGTCGGTGTACGGGTTGGTGCCGCCCGAGATCGAGAAGTTGATCACGTCGGCGCCGTCACGGATGGACTCGCCGACGGCGGCGGCCGAGTCCGAGTTGAAGCAGCCCTCGGCCCCGCAGACCTTGTAGGCCATGACGTAGGCGCCGGGGGCGATGCCGTTGATCGGGCCGCGGTCGACGCCGAACACGGGCACGTCCTGCACGAAGCCGCCGGCGGCGGTCGTCGTGGTGTGGGTGCCGTGGCCGTTCGAGTCGCGGGCCGTGTTCGGGTAGACCTCCTCGCCCGGGTTCAGGGCGTTGTAGGTCTGGAGGAACGGCTCACCGGCGATCAGCTTGTTGTTGCAGCGGTACCGGTCGATCTGCGGCGTGAGCGGGTTGTCCCCGAACTTGCAGGTCCGGGTGGTCCCGTCGGGACGGGGGCCGGGCGGCGCGAGGTCGCCCTCGTCGGCGAAGGACGGGTGCTCGGGCCACACGCCCGAGTCCAGGTCGGCGAAGTACACGCCCTGGCCGGCGAGGCGGCCGCCGCCGAGGAGGCGGTACAGGGTGTCGGCGCCGATGAAGCTCGGGCTGGAGTCGGTCTGGAGCTGCGCGAGCGCGTCACGCTGCACGGCCACGACGCCGGGGATGGCGAGGATGGCCTCGATCGAGTTGGCCGGGACCACGGCGGCGACCCCGCCGTAGACCGTCCGCAGCGACTGGCCGATCCTGGCGCTCGGCACGGCGGCCTGCAGGGCCGACACGAACCGGCTCTCCTTGGCCGCCACGTGCGCCTCGTAGGCCTGCACGGCCGCGGAGTTGGCGTTCAGCTTGCTCCCGGTCACCGACGGGCTCGTCGGCGCCAGGCCCCGGATCCCACCCGTGTAGGTGGCGATCGAGTCGTAGTCGAGCTTCACGACCACAGCCGTCGGGGTGCTGCTCGTCTTGCCGAGCAGGCTGGGGTCCGTCCGCGCGATGCGGCTCGTCGGCGACTTCGCGCCCTCGACGGTCGTCCCCGCGGACAGGGACGAGCTCGAGAAGGCGGACTGCGCCTCGGCGACCGACGGAACGGCCAGGCTGCTCGCGGCGAGCAGGACTCCGATGGCTGCGATCAGCACCACCCGCCCGCGGCGCCTGATCGGCCTTGCATGGATCTTCACGTAGTTGGATGTCCCTTCCGCGCTGCGCTTCCCCCGTGAAAGCGACGGCGGGACATTAGGCCATCGGTATGACAGTCGCCACGGTTCGTTAACCCACCGCACCGCTGCGTGGCGGTCGCAGTGCACCGAACGCGCACCGCGGCGGGCCGCCGCCCCGCCGTACGCCCATCCCCCGGGCGCCTAGCGTGCGCCACCATGGCCGTCGTCGTCGCCGTCGACGCCGGGACCACCGGCGTCCGCTCCATCGCCGTCGATCACGAGGGCCGGCCGGCCGGGGCCTCGTACCGGGAATTCCCCCAGCACTTCCCGCGGCCGGGCTGGGTCGAGCACGACCCCGACGAGATCGTCGCCGCCGTCGACGCCACCCTGGCCGAGCTGGCCGGCACCCTCGACCAGCCCGTCGCCGCCGTCGGCCTGACCGTCCAGCGGGAGACCGTGGTCGTCTGGGACCGCCGGACCGGGCGGCCGCTGCACCGGGCCATCGTGTGGCAGGACCGGCGGACGGCCGACCGCTGCGCCGCCCTCGCCGAGGCCGGCCACCTCCCCCTCGTGCGGGAGGCGACCGGGCTCGTGCTCGACCCGTACTTCTCGGCCACCAAGCTGGCCTGGCTGCTGACCGAGGGCGGGGTCGAGGCCTCACCCGACCTCGCCGCCGGCACCGTCGACGCCTGGCTCCTCTGGCACCTGACCGGCGGCGCCGTCCACGCCACCGACCCGACCAACGCCAGCCGCACCCTGCTCTACGACCTGCGCACGAGGGCCTGGTCGGACGAGCTGTGCGACGTGTTCGGCGTCCCCGCCGGGTGCCTGCCCGAGGTCCGCCCGACGAGCGGCCGGTTCGGGGTGACCGCGGCGGGGTGCCCGCTCGGCGCCGGCATCCCGGTCGCCGGCACGGTCGGCGACCAGCAGGGCGCGCTCTTCGGCCAGGCCTGCTTCGAGCCGGGGATGACGAAGAACACCTACGGCACCGGGTCGTTCGTGCTGATGAACGTCGGCCCGGACGTCCCCCCGCCGGTCGAGGGCCTGCTCACGACCGTCGCCTGGCAGATCGGCGACCGCACCGACTACGCCCTCGAGGGCGCCGTCTTCGTCACCGGCGCGGCGATCCAGTGGCTGCGGGACGGGCTGGCGGTCATCGGGTCGGCGGCCGAGGTCGGGCCGCTGGCCGAGTCGTGCCCGGACAGCGAGGGCGTGGTCGTCGTGCCCGCCTTCACCGGGCTCGGCAGCCCGTGGTGGGACCCCTACGCCAGGGGGACCGTGCTCGGGATCACGAGGGGGACGACGAGGGCCCACCTGGCCAGGGCCGTCGTCGAGTCGATGGCGTTCCAGACGAGGGACGTGGTCGACGCCATGGTGGCGGCCGCCGGCCGGCCGGTCGCCGCCCTGCGGGCCGACGGCGGCGCCTCGGTGATGGACCTGCTCCTCCAGCTCCAGGCCGACCAGCTGCAGGTGCCGGTGGCCCGGCCGCAGGTGCAGGAGACGACGGCCATGGGCGCCGCCTACTTGGCCGGGCTGGCCGAGGGGGTGTGGTCCTCGCTGGACGAGGTGGCGGCGAACTGGCGCCTCGACGCCGAGTTCGAGCCGAAGGCGAGCCGCGCCGCGGCCGACACGGCCCACCGCCGCTGGCTCCGCGGGGTCGAGCGGGCGAGGGGCTGGGAGCCGGCCGGCTCGCCGTAGCCGGTACCGGCGCG
Proteins encoded in this window:
- a CDS encoding 6-phosphofructokinase; its protein translation is MRVGMLTGGGDCPGLNAVLRAVTRKGERHYGDDLVGFRDGWRGVIENLTMPVSVERLRGTLPRGGTILGSSRTNPYKVEGGVDRVRDTLSSLGVDALVAIGGEDTLGVAAKLAAEGVPVVGVPKTIDNDLSATELTFGFDTAVQICVDAIDRLHTTAESHDRVMVVEVMGRHAGHIAVWSGIAGGATMVLIPEEPFDVQAVCEAIVHRHEAGRYASIVVVAEGATPKEGTVATASGEVDQFGHVRLGGIGTALAAEIEQRTGYETRAIVLGHVQRGGTPTAFDRVLATRFGVAAIDAVHDGDFGRMVALRGGLIVRVPLDEAVGELKLVDPALYDVARVFFG
- the glpK gene encoding glycerol kinase GlpK — translated: MAVVVAVDAGTTGVRSIAVDHEGRPAGASYREFPQHFPRPGWVEHDPDEIVAAVDATLAELAGTLDQPVAAVGLTVQRETVVVWDRRTGRPLHRAIVWQDRRTADRCAALAEAGHLPLVREATGLVLDPYFSATKLAWLLTEGGVEASPDLAAGTVDAWLLWHLTGGAVHATDPTNASRTLLYDLRTRAWSDELCDVFGVPAGCLPEVRPTSGRFGVTAAGCPLGAGIPVAGTVGDQQGALFGQACFEPGMTKNTYGTGSFVLMNVGPDVPPPVEGLLTTVAWQIGDRTDYALEGAVFVTGAAIQWLRDGLAVIGSAAEVGPLAESCPDSEGVVVVPAFTGLGSPWWDPYARGTVLGITRGTTRAHLARAVVESMAFQTRDVVDAMVAAAGRPVAALRADGGASVMDLLLQLQADQLQVPVARPQVQETTAMGAAYLAGLAEGVWSSLDEVAANWRLDAEFEPKASRAAADTAHRRWLRGVERARGWEPAGSP
- a CDS encoding S8 family serine peptidase — protein: MVLIAAIGVLLAASSLAVPSVAEAQSAFSSSSLSAGTTVEGAKSPTSRIARTDPSLLGKTSSTPTAVVVKLDYDSIATYTGGIRGLAPTSPSVTGSKLNANSAAVQAYEAHVAAKESRFVSALQAAVPSARIGQSLRTVYGGVAAVVPANSIEAILAIPGVVAVQRDALAQLQTDSSPSFIGADTLYRLLGGGRLAGQGVYFADLDSGVWPEHPSFADEGDLAPPGPRPDGTTRTCKFGDNPLTPQIDRYRCNNKLIAGEPFLQTYNALNPGEEVYPNTARDSNGHGTHTTTTAAGGFVQDVPVFGVDRGPINGIAPGAYVMAYKVCGAEGCFNSDSAAAVGESIRDGADVINFSISGGTNPYTDVVELAFLDAYAANVFVATSAGNDGPGASTANHLSPWVTTVAASTQRREFQSEVTLTNGETLTVHGNTITDGVGTPHPVVLAWEDPAYVEAAGGDAEDAMICPVEAPPGTFEGEIVICMRGTNARVEKGYNVLQGGAVGMLLINPVVQDTETDNHWLPTVHINQPQGDEVLAYVEAHPDAMATFTAGIPVDGQGDVMAAFSSRGPAGDFLKPDITAPGVQILAGTTPTPESIVEGPPGELFQAIAGTSMSSPHIAGSGILLRALHPSWGPGQIKSALMTTAYQGVVKEDETTPADPFDFGAGRVDLTKAGDPGLTFDESAANYAASATDPLHRIDLNLPSVYASGNAGEITTQRYAQNVTSRALTYNVRTAAPHGASVRVSPSRFTIAPGATIRLDITLSSITLPVGTTVFAEIQLDRQGSERDLHLPVVWTRSQGNIVLDQECADSRINTGDSTTCEVTVTNNSLSNTPVDATTRVSEQLRVVRVTGASKVDGRTVTASDQSLAGRQLGNPTIEPGTTPAGNYLPLDAFGAEFEAIGDEEAINFDLPAFEFAGETFTSLGVTSNGYAVAGGVQGGEDIVCCPPQDMPDPERPNGVIAPFWTDLEGTDAEGIGALILADDETGDAWVVIEWRLELFGTETQEVFQLWLGINGEEDVSYGYDFDNLTQPPEEMGLSIGAENSAGTGGEDIHTVPEEPQRIVSTPGAPGEALQYTLTVRGGSVGNATVRTDVRSPAILGTASEVDTIRVR
- a CDS encoding class I SAM-dependent methyltransferase — encoded protein: MEYGPETYGERIADVYDEWHAARPGLDAAGTDRAVAALAALAAEGGGGRVLELGVGTGRLALPLAATGLDVSGIDASPAMVERLSAKPGGDRVAVTIGDFADVGVDGPFSLVFVAFNTFFALASQDDQVRCVANVAARLDDGGLFVVEGFVPDLARYRTTGRSVGVVSVDLDRVVLDVSVHDPVAQTVEASHVVLTEAGTRLQPVRLRYAWPAELDLMARLAGLRRRDRWAGWGREPFTAAAGSAVSVYERAA